In one Vanacampus margaritifer isolate UIUO_Vmar chromosome 11, RoL_Vmar_1.0, whole genome shotgun sequence genomic region, the following are encoded:
- the esd gene encoding S-formylglutathione hydrolase isoform X1: MALTQVSSNKCAGGFQKVFEHDSVELKCKMKFAVFLPPKAETHKCPVLYWLSGLTCSEQNFITKAGSQLAAAEDGIIVVAPDTSPRGCGVEGEDDSWDLGTGAGFYVDATQEPWKSNYRMYSYVTQELPKVINSNFPADPDRMSVSGHSMGGHGALICALKNPGKYKAVSAFAPICNPVQCPWGQKAFAAYLGPDRAAWEAYDATALAASYSGPQLDILVDQGRDDQFLSAGQLLPDNLIAVCSDKKIPVVFRLQPGYDHSYFFIYSFVNDHIKHHAKFLNA, from the exons ATGGCGCTCACTCAGGTGTCGTCCAACAAGTGTGCGGGAGGTTTCCAGAAGGTCTTTGAACATGACAG CGTGGAGCTGAAGTGCAAAATGAAGTTTGCCGTCTTCCTGCCGCCCAAAGCGGAGACGCACAAGTGTCCCGTCCTGTACTGGCTCTCAG GCCTGACGTGCAGCGAGCAGAACTTCATCACCAAGGCGGGAAGTCAGCTGGCCGCGGCGGAGGACGGCATCATCGTCGTCGCGCCCGACACCAGCCCAC GCGGCTGCGGCGTAGAGGGCGAGGACGACAGCTGGGACTTGGGCACCGGCGCCGGTTTCTACGTGGACGCCACCCAGGAGCCGTGGAAGAGCAACTACCGCATGTACTCCTACGTCACTCAGGAG CTGCCCAAAGTGATCAACAGCAACTTCCCCGCCGACCCTGACCGGATGTCCGTCAGCGGCCACTCCATGGGCGGCCACGGGGCGCTCATCTGTGCCCTCAAGAACCCCGGGAAGTACAAG GCCGTGTCTGCGTTTGCTCCCATCTGCAATCCCGTGCAGTGCCCGTGGGGGCAGAAAGCGTTCGCCGCCTACCTCGGTCCTGACCGCGCCGCCTGGGAG gcctACGACGCCACGGCCCTGGCTGCCAGCTACTCGGGCCCGCAACTGGACATCCTGGTGGACCAGGGCCGCGACGACCAGTTCCTGTCGGCCGGCCAGTTGCTGCCCGACAACTTGATCGCCGTCTGCTCCGACAAGAAGATCCCCGTCGTCTTCCGCCTGCAGCCC GGTTACGACCACAGCTACTTCTTCATCTACTCCTTCGTCAACGATCATATCAAGCATCACGCCAAGTTCCTCAACGCCTGA
- the esd gene encoding S-formylglutathione hydrolase isoform X2 codes for MALTQVSSNKCAGGFQKVFEHDSVELKCKMKFAVFLPPKAETHKCPVLYWLSGLTCSEQNFITKAGSQLAAAEDGIIVVAPDTSPRGCGVEGEDDSWDLGTGAGFYVDATQEPWKSNYRMYSYVTQELPKVINSNFPADPDRMSVSGHSMGGHGALICALKNPGKYKAVSAFAPICNPVQCPWGQKAFAAYLGPDRAAWEARTVLWTCTSGSQGSKVSSRGNQNVFGGE; via the exons ATGGCGCTCACTCAGGTGTCGTCCAACAAGTGTGCGGGAGGTTTCCAGAAGGTCTTTGAACATGACAG CGTGGAGCTGAAGTGCAAAATGAAGTTTGCCGTCTTCCTGCCGCCCAAAGCGGAGACGCACAAGTGTCCCGTCCTGTACTGGCTCTCAG GCCTGACGTGCAGCGAGCAGAACTTCATCACCAAGGCGGGAAGTCAGCTGGCCGCGGCGGAGGACGGCATCATCGTCGTCGCGCCCGACACCAGCCCAC GCGGCTGCGGCGTAGAGGGCGAGGACGACAGCTGGGACTTGGGCACCGGCGCCGGTTTCTACGTGGACGCCACCCAGGAGCCGTGGAAGAGCAACTACCGCATGTACTCCTACGTCACTCAGGAG CTGCCCAAAGTGATCAACAGCAACTTCCCCGCCGACCCTGACCGGATGTCCGTCAGCGGCCACTCCATGGGCGGCCACGGGGCGCTCATCTGTGCCCTCAAGAACCCCGGGAAGTACAAG GCCGTGTCTGCGTTTGCTCCCATCTGCAATCCCGTGCAGTGCCCGTGGGGGCAGAAAGCGTTCGCCGCCTACCTCGGTCCTGACCGCGCCGCCTGGGAG GCTCGCACCGTTTTGTGGACTTGCACGAGCGGCAGCCAAGGGTCCAAAGTTTCCAGTCGAGGAAACCAAAACGTCTTTGGCGGTGAATGA
- the htr2aa gene encoding 5-hydroxytryptamine receptor 2A — protein sequence MNLRCGGGGGVNVSELISQTLAVATPPQLLESNPRPPHGFQPGPANASHDGRSYVGNGSDQEALDTAADTAGKHWAALLILAAIGVTVTGNILVILAVSLEKKLQNATNYFLMSLAVADMLLGMLVMPVSMVTILYDYGWPLPSELCPVWIYLDVLFSTASIMHLCAISLDRYIAIRNPIHHSRFNSRTKARMKIVAVWTISAGISTPIPVMGLRDQSKVFKDGSCLLTDDSFVLAGSFVAFFVPLTIMVVSYFLTIRALRNEATLCLDRLVPRPKWGAAAAFTLGFFPQASLSSEKLVRREAGGGGGGGPAAALFGRRTMQSISNEQKASKVLGVVFFLFVVMWCPFFITNVLVAACQAPACDAALMGGLLNVFVWVGYLSSAVNPLVYTLFNKTYRAAFLRYLRCRYAPPAKKPLQLILVNTIPPMAYPSIEGIRNGAPRRDFSFTRREKEPRRRDPKTGGGDESRV from the exons ATGAACCTgcgctgcggcggcggcggcggcgtcaaTGTGTCAGAGCTCATTTCTCAAACGCTGGCGGTCGCCACCCCCCCGCAGCTCCTGGAGTCCAACCCGCGGCCCCCGCACGGGTTCCAGCCGGGCCCCGCCAACGCCAGCCACGACGGGCGCTCCTACGTGGGCAACGGCTCCGACCAGGAGGCGCTGGACACGGCGGCGGATACGGCGGGCAAACACTGGGCGGCGCTGCTGATCCTGGCGGCGATCGGCGTGACGGTGACGGGCAACATCCTGGTCATCCTGGCCGTGTCTTTGGAGAAGAAGCTGCAGAACGCAACCAACTACTTCCTGATGTCTTTGGCTGTGGCGGACATGCTGCTGGGCATGTTGGTCATGCCCGTCTCCATGGTGACCATCCTCTACG ATTACGGCTGGCCTCTGCCATCAGAGCTGTGTCCCGTGTGGATCTACCTGGACGTGCTGTTCTCCACGGCGTCCATCATGCACCTGTGCGCCATCTCGCTGGACCGCTACATCGCCATCCGCAACCCCATCCACCACAGCCGCTTCAACTCTCGCACCAAGGCCCGCATGAAGATCGTGGCCGTGTGGACCATCTCGGCGG GCATCTCCACGCCCATCCCGGTGATGGGACTGCGCGACCAATCCAAGGTGTTCAAGGACGGCAGCTGCCTGCTGACGGACGACAGCTTCGTGCTGGCCGGCTCCTTCGTGGCCTTCTTCGTGCCGCTCACCATCATGGTGGTCAGCTACTTCCTGACCATCCGGGCCCTGCGCAACGAGGCCACGCTTTGCCTGGACCGGCTGGTGCCGCGGCCCAAGTggggcgccgccgccgccttcacGCTGGGCTTCTTCCCGCAGGCCTCGCTGTCGTCCGAGAAGCTGGTGCGGCGGGaagcgggcggcggcggcggcggcggtccgGCGGCGGCCCTCTTTGGCCGGCGCACCATGCAGTCCATCAGTAACGAGCAGAAGGCGTCCAAGGTGCTGGGCGTGGTCTTCTTCCTCTTTGTGGTCATGTGGTGCCCCTTCTTCATCACCAACGTGCTGGTGGCGGCGTGCCAGGCGCCGGCCTGCGACGCCGCCCTCATGGGGGGCCTGCTCAACGTGTTTGTGTGGGTGGGCTACCTGTCGTCCGCCGTCAACCCGTTGGTGTACACGCTGTTCAACAAGACGTACCGCGCCGCCTTCCTGCGCTACCTGCGCTGCCGCTACGCGCCGCCCGCCAAAAAGCCGCTGCAGCTCATCCTGGTCAACACCATCCCCCCCATGGCGTACCCCTCCATCGAGGGCATTCGCAACGGAGCCCCGCGCCGCGATTTCTCCTTTACCCGCCGGGAAAAAGAACCGCGACGACGGGACCCAAAGACGGGAGGTGGGGACGAGAGCCGCGTGTGA
- the sucla2 gene encoding succinate--CoA ligase [ADP-forming] subunit beta, mitochondrial: MATSLICSRLTASLRNSGPRGAISSASKVLAGSSGLFGGHASSAAPLQLQQQRSLSLHEYMSIGLLKDAGIAVPAGMVASSPDEAYAVAKQIGSKDLVVKAQVLAGGRGKGTFEGGLKGGVRIVYSPEEARDISSQMIGRKLYTKQTGEAGRICNQVFICERRYPRREYYFAITMERSFQGPVLIGSSQGGVNIEDVAAENPDAIVKEPIDIVEGIKMEQALKVAQEMGFPQPLQEAAAENMIKLYNVFIKYDASMLEINPMVEDSSGVVMCMDAKINFDSNAAYRQKEVFDLQDWTQEDPRDRQAAKADLNYIGLDGTIGCLVNGAGLAMATMDIIKLHGGTPANFLDVGGGATAHQVTEAFKLITSDRKVQAILVNIFGGIMRCDVIAQGIIMAVLDLDLKIPIVVRLQGTRVDDAKALIAASPLKILACDDLDEAAKMVVRLSEIVSLAKEAQVDITFQLPI; encoded by the exons ATGGCGACGTCCCTGATCTGCAGCCGTTTGACGGCAAGCCTCAGGAATTCGGGGCCCAGAGGCGCCATTAGCTCCGCTTCCAAG GTTCTGGCGGGTTCCTCAGGTCTGTTTGGAGGCCACGCTTCGTCAGCTGCGCCGCTGCAACTGCAGCAGCAGCGGAGTCTGTCGCTCCACGAGTACATGAGCATCGGCCTGCTGAAGGACGCCGGCATCGCAGTGCCCGCCGGCATGGTGGCGAGTTCCCCGGACGAGGCCTACGCCGTCGCCAAGCAGATCG gTTCTAAGGACCTGGTGGTGAAAGCTCAGGTGCTGGCGGGCGGCCGAGGGAAAGGAACGTTTGAGGGCGGACTGAAGGGAGGCGTCCGAATCGTATACTC GCCCGAGGAGGCGCGGGACATTTCGTCACAGATGATTGGTCGCAAGCTGTACACCAAGCAGACGGGCGAGGCGGGTCGCATCTGCAACCAGGTGTTCATCTGCGAGAGGCGCTACCCGCGCAGGGAGTACTACTTTGCCATCACCATGGAGAGGTCCTTCCAG GGCCCCGTGTTGATCGGCAGCTCGCAGGGAGGCGTCAATATCGAGGACGTGGCGGCGGAAAATCCCGACGCCATTGTCAAGGAGCCCATCGACATCGTGGAGGGCATCAAGATGGAGCAGGCGCTGAAG GTGGCGCAGGAGATGGGTTTCCCGCAGCCGCTGCAGGAGGCGGCGGCCGAAAACATGATCAAGCTCTACAACGTCTTCATCAAGTACGACGCGTCCATGCTGGAGATCAATCCCATGGTGGAAGACTCTTCGGGTGTCG TGATGTGCATGGACGCCAAGATCAACTTTGACTCCAACGCCGCCTACCGGCAGAAGGAGGTTTTCGACCTGCAAGACTGGACCCAGGAGGACCCGCGAGACCGACAGGCGGCCAAGGCCGATCTCAACTACATCGGCCTGGATGGAACCATCGGCTGCCTGG TGAATGGCGCGGGCCTCGCCATGGCCACCATGGACATCATCAAGCTGCACGGGGGTACGCCCGCCAACTTCCTGGACGTGGGTGGCGGGGCCACCGCCCACCAGGTCACAGAGGCCTTCAAGCTCATCACGTCGGACAGGAAG GTTCAGGCCATCCTGGTCAACATCTTCGGAGGCATCATGAGGTGTGATGTCATTGCCCAGGGCATCATCATGGCCGTCCTCGACCTTGACCTCAAGATCCCCATCGTCGTGCGACTGCAAG gtacacgtgTGGACGACGCCAAAGCTCTGATTGCTGCTAGCCCGCTGAAAATCCTGGCCTGCGACGACCTCGACGAAGCGGCCAAAATG GTGGTGAGGCTTTCTGAAATCGTCTCGCTGGCCAAGGAAGCACAAGTGGACATCACCTTCCAACTTCCTATCTGA
- the med4 gene encoding mediator of RNA polymerase II transcription subunit 4, with protein MAAAVTVKSTKERLLSVLDDLEVLSRELIEMLALSRSQKLPQPGEDTQILELLVQRDREFQDLMEVAQRQGKVHQEMQQLEKEVEKRDRDIQQLQKQLKEAEHILATAVYQAKEKLKSIERARKGSISSEELIKYAHRISASNAVCAPLNWLPGDPRRPYPTDLEMRSGVLGHMANLPTNGVNGHLPGDALAAGRLPDVLTPHYPWQSSELSAGMLPPHHAGDFGLDPPGHNKENEDDVEAMSTDSSSSSSDSD; from the exons ATGGCGGCCGCCGTGACGGTGAAGTCAACAAAAGAACGTCTGTTGAGTGTTTTGGACGACTTGGAGGTTTTGTCTCG GGAGCTGATCGAGATGTTGGCTCTGTCCCGCAGTCAGAAACTTCCACAGCCCGGCGAGGACACCCAG ATCCTGGAGCTGCTGGTGCAGCGCGACCGCGAGTTCCAGGACCTGATGGAGGTGGCCCAGCGGCAGGGCAAGGTGCATCAGGAGATGCAGCAGCTGGAGAAGGAGGTGGAGAAGCGAGACCGCGACATCCAGCAGCTGCAGAAACAGCTCAAGGAGGCCGAGCACATCCTG GCGACAGCCGTTTACCAGGCCAAGGAGAAGCTCAAGTCCATCGAGCGAGCCAGGAAAG GAAGTATATCGTCAGAGGAGCTCATCAAGTATGCGCACAGGATCAGCGCCAGTAACGCTGTGTGCGCGCCGCTCAACTGGCTCCCAG GCGACCCGCGGCGGCCGTACCCCACCGACCTGGAGATGCGCAGCGGGGTGCTGGGCCACATGGCCAACCTGCCCACTAACGGCGTCAACGGACACCTACCAGGCGACGCCCTCGCCGCCGGGAGGTTGCCAG ACGTGTTGACACCGCACTACCCCTGGCAGTCGTCGGAGCTGTCGGCGGGCATGCTGCCGCCGCACCACGCCGGCGACTTTGGTCTGGACCCACCCGGGCACAACAAGGAGAACGAGGACGACGTGGAGGCCATGTCCACGGACTCCTCCAGCAGCAGTAGCGACTCGGACTGA